A portion of the Bdellovibrio sp. ArHS genome contains these proteins:
- a CDS encoding DUF429 domain-containing protein, producing the protein MPRSRLSGDGRKTRRSTVKKKTTKKAAVKKTAATSASHAGEVHRFIGISLGGGKSDKACISVLEYYPKHKKVFLSRLVEKIKSDEVHSADFKILEIIQQYHQEVESVAFDVPFNPPFCLNCVPHCPGIEGCPEEHVKWMWEYTRKLHKKKKPRKLFTPYTQRCVELFLSTELEEPFNIQHAMGANTAPLLARAMFLRRRLKMPCLEVFPKLSVWRVGRSLNVMKSHLRFHKHSIGGDESRREILNALSTHNVAFVYDQDVKLMIENNHAFESFICALTAFLQFKGLTEPRPLDFPRREDWIAFPQISIKWDSF; encoded by the coding sequence ATGCCAAGAAGCCGGCTTTCAGGTGATGGACGCAAAACCCGTCGATCCACTGTAAAGAAAAAAACGACGAAGAAAGCCGCTGTAAAAAAAACGGCGGCGACCAGTGCATCGCATGCAGGTGAAGTGCATCGTTTTATTGGCATTTCGTTAGGCGGCGGGAAATCCGACAAAGCCTGCATTTCAGTTTTAGAGTACTATCCCAAGCACAAAAAAGTTTTTCTATCCCGCCTGGTCGAGAAGATTAAAAGCGATGAAGTTCACTCTGCCGATTTTAAAATTCTGGAAATCATTCAGCAGTATCATCAGGAAGTCGAAAGCGTGGCTTTCGATGTCCCTTTTAATCCACCCTTTTGCCTGAACTGTGTTCCGCATTGCCCGGGCATCGAAGGCTGTCCCGAAGAGCACGTGAAATGGATGTGGGAATACACCCGCAAGCTGCATAAAAAAAAGAAGCCGCGCAAGCTGTTTACGCCTTACACTCAGCGCTGCGTGGAGTTGTTCCTTTCCACCGAATTGGAAGAGCCTTTCAATATTCAGCACGCCATGGGCGCTAATACCGCGCCTCTTTTGGCGCGCGCGATGTTCCTGCGTCGGCGTCTTAAGATGCCTTGTCTCGAGGTGTTTCCGAAACTTTCTGTTTGGCGGGTGGGGCGCTCTTTAAATGTTATGAAAAGTCATTTGCGTTTTCATAAGCACTCCATTGGTGGTGATGAAAGTCGCCGAGAGATTCTGAATGCCCTGAGCACTCATAACGTCGCCTTCGTGTATGATCAGGACGTGAAGCTGATGATTGAAAATAACCATGCTTTCGAATCCTTCATCTGTGCGCTCACGGCCTTTCTTCAGTTCAAAGGCTTGACGGAACCTCGACCTCTGGACTTTCCTCGCCGGGAAGATTGGATCGCCTTTCCCCAGATATCCATTAAGTGGGACTCTTTTTGA